One window of the Salvia miltiorrhiza cultivar Shanhuang (shh) chromosome 6, IMPLAD_Smil_shh, whole genome shotgun sequence genome contains the following:
- the LOC130989402 gene encoding protein farnesyltransferase subunit beta — protein sequence MARENMTGTKSQEDQWMVQNQCFRIYDIVYRLPPHAQSVNFEVRRENHIEYLTKSLKQLGPNFYVLDANRPWLCYWIIQSIALLGDCIDDELENGFIDFLSRCQDRDGGYGGGPGQMPHLATTYAAVNALITVGGQKSLSSINREKLYAFLLRMKDASGGFRMHDGGEVDVRACYTAISVASVLNILDDRLIQNVGDYIVSCQTYEGGIAGEPGSEAHGGYAFCGLAAMVLINEADRLDLPGLLNWVVFRQGIEGGFQGRTNKLVDGCYSFWQGAVAAIIQRLHLAINKQLGLPNTFELDCSTESGEESSDPDGEEVSEGSSPPVDISEPMKGGSLSTSAATGLNNGYDFIKRPIGMKPLFNGMTLQQYILLCTQEEAGFRDKPGKRRDHYHTCYVLSGLSVCQHCNKRDADSPPLSKDVMGPYSNLVEPLHPLHNIVLDQYYEAQKFFARG from the exons CTTCGAGGTTCGGCGCGAGAATCATATCGAGTATCTTACCAAAAGTCTGAAGCAGCTCGGCCCTAACTTTTATGTTTTGGATGCCAA TCGACCCTGGCTTTGCTATTGGATCATACAATCGATTGCTTTGTTGGGGGATTGCATCGACGACGAATTGGAAAATGGCTTTATTGATTTTCTTAGCAGGTGTCAG GACCGAGATGGTGGATATGGTGGTGGACCAGGTCAG ATGCCTCATCTTGCAACAACTTATGCAGCTGTTAATGCACTTATTACTGTGGGCGGTCAGAAATCTCTATCATCGATAAATAG AGAAAAGCTGTATGCCTTTTTGCTGCGAATGAAAGATGCAAGCGGTGGCTTCAG GATGCACGATGGTGGAGAAGTAGATGTCCGCGCTTGCTACACTGCAATATCT GTGGCCAGTGTTCTTAACATTTTGGATGATAGGCTGATACAAAATGTAGGAGATTACATCGTAAG TTGCCAGACTTATGAAGGTGGTATTGCTGGTGAACCTGGCTCAGAAGCTCATGGTGG GTATGCATTTTGTGGTTTGGCTGCAATGGTTTTGATCAATGAGGCCGATCGTTTGGACTTGCCTGGATTGCTT AACTGGGTGGTGTTCAGGCAAGGAATAGAAGGTGGATTTCAAGGCAGAACAAATAAGTTGGTTGATGGATGCTACTCTTTTTGGCAG GGTGCAGTGGCTGCAATAATTCAAAGGCTACATCTAGCGATAAATAAACAACTGGGCCTGCCAAATACCTTTGAGCTCGACTGCAGCACAGAAAGTGGCGAAGAGTCTTCAGACCCAGATGGAGAAGAAGTATCCGAGGGGTCATCTCCGCCAGTAGACATCTCTGAACCCATGAAAGGAG GAAGCCTTAGTACTTCTGCTGCAACGGGGTTGAATAATGGTTACGATTTTATCAAAAGACCCATAGGCATGAAACCTCTTTTCAATGGCATGACGTTGCAGCAGTACATTCTTCTCTGCACGCAG GAGGAGGCAGGTTTCAGAGACAAGCCGGGGAAGCGGAGAGATCACTATCATACGTGCTACGTTCTCAGCGGACTTTCCGTCTGCCAACACTGCAACAAAAGAGATGCAGATTCTCCACCTCTGTCTAAAGATGTAATGGGGCCTTATTCCAATCTGGTAGAACCTCTTCATCCTCTGCATAACATAGTTTTAGATCAATATTATGAAGCGCAAAAGTTCTTCGCGAGAGGGTAG